A segment of the Candidatus Cloacimonadota bacterium genome:
CTGTTTTTCCCATTGGGCAAAGGAATCTGTCAGTCTATTCGCATAAATAGGGAATTCATAAGGCATTGCACTGTTAATAATAAAATCTGTTGTATTTATTTGTGGTATGATATTTTGCATTTCACTTGAGCGAACATAATGCCAATGCGCCAATGTTTGCTGTGGATTATACGCTCTATAAACAGAATCACGGAGCATCCTTCGCATAAGGCGAATATCAGACCATCGGATATATTTATTATCATTATCTTTCATTTGCAATAAAGGTTCAAGATAAAGCTTGAATTTATTTTCATCAGGAATTTCTTTGGCAAATTCTGGATATAAACCATGCAAGCTATCAATTAAAAGAACTTCATTCTTATTGAGTTTCATCTTTATTTGATTTGGTTTACGAGTTCCTGTCTTAAAATCATATAATGGGATTAAAATTTCTTCTCCATTTAGTAATTTCAAGATATGAGCATTAACAAGTTTCAAATCTAATGCTTGTGGTGTTTCAAAATCATAATCCCCAAATTCGTCTTTTGGATGTAATTCAAGGTCATAAAAATAATTATCAACATTCAGGGGAACGAATTTCATGCCAATTTTTTTTAATTTATTTTTAATTTTAATTGTTGTTGTTGTTTTCCCGGAAGATGACGGACCGCTAATAATTACCATTTGTATATCTTTACTTTTTTCAGTTATCAAGTCGCAAGCAGTTACAACTTCGTCCTCATAAGCTGATTCAGATTCATGGACAATGTGTGGGAATTCTCCATTTGCGATTCTTTTATTTAATGATTCAATTGTATTTAGATTATGTTCTATAGCCCAATTTAAGATTTTCCATAATTTTGACCAGGGGATATTAACTGATGGTTGAGATGCTTTTTTAGATTTTTCTTTTCGCTTTCTATTCCTTTCATTTCTGTATAAAATATATTTTTTAGCAACTTTATCATGCCCGTTTTTTATTAAAATTTTTTCTACCACATCTTGAATCTCTTCAATGTGTGGCTTATATCCATCAGGATAAATTTCTTCTAATTTTTTTACAACTTGCTCTGCCAACCATTCAGCTTTATTTTTATCTCTACCACCGACTGCAACGGCAGCACGATAAATTGCATTCATTATCCTATTTTTATTAAATGGGACTATTGCACCACTTCTTTTTATCACATAAGTAAATTTGCTCATCAAAATGCTTCCTTTAAGAAATAATCTTAGAAATTAAATAGCAGATTACTTGCTTTTTCTCTAAACCATTAGAATTATTAAAAAGTAATATAACATTCTGCATTGTAAATTGTAACTTATGTCAAAGGTTTAAATAATGTAAAGAAAAACAGTTTTCTGTAAGTAAAAAATTTGACAAGTAAATATTTTTTTGCATTAATTAACATAAATTTTCAAATATTAGTTTTTGTATTCACAGAAATTATTGTTTTTGATTTTATGATTAAAGGGATAAACAAATGATCAATAAAAAATTATTAAAATTGGAGATTGATAAAATTCCGGAAGAATATTTAACGATTCTATATAAAATTATAAAATCATTAGAAAAGCCAAATGAAATTAGAGATTTAACTGTAGGGAAAAACTCGAATTTTGAATTAGATAGTGATTTCTCGTGGAATGATTTTATCAATTCAACTTATGGTTCTCTTTCTGATTCCCCGATTAAGCGTGGGAAACAGGGGAATTTTGAAATACGGAATTCAATCAAGTGAAATATTTATCAGATACTAATACCTGTATCCGATATTTAAACGGTTCTTCTGAGAACATAAAACATCAATTTGAACAACACAACTATAACGAAATAGCCTTGTGTTCAATCGTGAAAGCGGAATTGTTTTATGGTGCCTTTAAAAGTGCTAATCCTGACAAAAACTTGGCAAGAATTAAAGAGTTTTTTCGACCTTTTTACTCATTAGCATTTGAAGATAATTCATCAAGAATATACGGTGAGATTCGATTTACTCTTAAAAAAAAGGGAACACCAATCGGTCCTTATGATTTATTAATCGCATCTATTGCTCTATCTAACCAATTGATTGTAGTTACTCATAATATTCGCGAATTTTCTAGAATAGATAATTTGAGGATTGAAGACTGGGAAGAATAAAGCAACAATTTAATTGGTGTGGGATTCCATCTGTTTGGTGAATAATGGAAAACGGAATACGGAGAAAGGAAAGAATATTTTTCAATAGAGGGGATTCGAGTCGTAAGGCGTCCCCAATTAAATTGGGGACGACTCGAAACAAAGGTTTTCCCTACGTGGTAAACTTACGAGTCGATTCAAACAACTAAGGATAAAATATTAATTGAGAAGATGCTTCTGTTAAGATAAATTGTAAATACTTCCATATTATAAAGACCCATTCTAATTCTACCCGTCTAGGCTCGGCCTGGCCGAGACTGGAAGGATGGGTCTTTTTGTTTGTTATCTTAAACCATTAAAACCCGACTCGAGCTCGCAGTGCAGAGCCCGAGTCGAGTTTCTGCTACCGTCAGGGAATGGTCCATTCTTCCCGCCTTCCATAGTATTACGGCGGACAGGCGTAGTCCCGATATAATCGGGACGAAGGATGAATCCCTGACGGCTCATTTTACTGTCCATTCGTCTGGGCATAGCCCGTCTCCCGATATATCGGGAGACGAGACAGGCCATCCGAAGCACGGGTAGAGTCGTCACATAGTAGTCCCGATTTTTTCGGGACGGAGACGGATCCGTGACGAAACCACAATTTAGACATAGAGATATCTTTTGATTTTTTGTGTAGGAGTTTTTTTGAAAGGTTCTTGTTGTTCTATAATATTATAAATTTTTGAAAAACTTGAAACTTTTGCATTTACATCAGTTCTAATATTATTGAGGATTTCAGAAATTTTCTTTTTTAATTGTGTCTCTGTGAATTTGTGATGTGCGAATTCGCGGTCAATTTCTTCGTAATTAAGGTAAACCCGAACCATAAGTTTTTCTTGCTTTTGAAAAACGAGGGATTCAAATACATAATTACATTCATTAATTGCTGATTCAATTTCTTCTGGATATATATTTTCTCCGCTTGGGCCAACAATGATATTTTTTAAACGACCTTTTATATAAAGGTATTTATTCCTTTTCAATAAACCCAAATCACCTGTTTTAAACCAACCATCCTTTGTGAATACATTTGCGGTTCCTTCGGGGTCTTTGTAGTATTCCTTCATTACATTATCGCCTTTTACAACAATTTCACCTTCTCCTGTTTGCTTATTTTGATTAATGATTTGTACCTCAACACCTGGTATCACATAGCCAGTTGAACGATATTTTGTCATTTCTGCACTTGAACCTGCTATTAAAGGCGATGTCTCTGTAAGACCATATCCAATTGCATACGGAAATTTTGCTTCTCTAAGGAATTTTTCTACTTCTGGTGATAATAAAGCTCCGCCTATACCGAAAAATCTTAACTTTCCTCCAAAAGATTTCATTAGCTTCTTGCCGGCTAATTTATGTAATATTTTTCTTATTGGTGGGAAGTGATATAGTTTTCTAATAATTGTATTATGAGTAAAATTTGGTGATATTTTTGTTTTAAATATTTTTTCAATAATAAGAGGAACGGTTAATATCATAGTTGGTTTTATTTTTTGCATCGCTGGCAAAAGGACTCTTGCTGTTGGTGGTTTTTCCAGATAATAAATACAAGCTCCTCGTATAAGTGGAACTATAAAACCAATAGTGCACTCATAAGTATGAGGTAAAGGAAGGATAGAGAGTAAACGGTCATCAGTTGTGATATTTTGAATTTTAAGAGTTGCAATCGCATCAAAAACAATGTTTTTGTGAGTTAGAACAACCCCCTTTGAATGACCTGTAGTTCCAGATGTATAAATAATAACAGCAATGTCATCCTCTTGCACTTCTGGAGATATGATTTTTGTTAACCGTAATGCTGCTTCTTTTATCTTTGCAATTTCTTTACTTCCTTCAAGTATTAATTTTTTTAGAACTACTTTTGATGTCTCAAGTGGTATAAGACTGAAATCATTTATTAAGATGATTGACGAAAGTGTATCACTTCTGAAGTCCTCGATTTTTTCATAATATTTTTCCGAAACGAAGATTGCTTTACAATTTGAATGTCTCAGTATGTGATGAACTTCGGTAACATGAAAATCTGGAAGTATAGGAACTGCAATTGCTCCCATTGTAGTTATAGCAAAATATGCTATTCCCCAATTCGGATTGTTTTCACTTAGTATTGCTACCTTATCACCAACAATTATTCCATGATGATGCAAAAACTTTGATAGTTCCTGAACACTTTCTCGTAATTCAGAATAAGATATTGGAGTTCCCGATACAAAAGACAATGCAGGTTTATCAGAGTATTTCTTTGCACTATAGTTAAGTAAAGATTTTAAAGTTAATTTTTTTAAGTCATCCATAATTTAATTCTCCAGAAAATTCAGTGAAGTAAAAGGAAAAGATAGTTTTTCCCTTTAATTTGTTATAATTGCAAGATAAGTAAAATTTGTCAATCAATTCATTTTTATAATTATGGTTTAAGAATGGACGCCATTTTGGACAGCGGTGATAGCAAATAATCCCGATATCTATTTTTACATTATTTGTGGATAATTTTGAAAGTTGACAATAAAAAAATCAATATCAAAAATATGTTAAAATAATTCAATTAAGGAAGAAATATGAAACGAGTCTTATTAATTTTTGTATTGATCGCTATCTTTTTTACTTCACAATCCTTTGCGTGGAGAAAAGATGAGATGGAAGTAAAGGTTAATCTTTATACAGAAGAGGATTACCAAATATTATATTCTTTTAGATTCAATGGTGATGTTTATCCTGGGTTTGCAAGAGTATATTTAACTCCAGATGAATTAGAGAAGTTAAAAATCACAGGTTTAGAATATGAGATATTAGATGCAGATTTAAATAGAACCTCAAGTGTATTTTGGTCAAGTATGGATAGAACCCGAGATGCTTATCATACTTTTCCCGAGATAGTTTCATTAGCAGATAGTCTTGCAGGAAATTTCCCTGATATTTGTGAGAAGCACATTTTTGGCTATACAGGTGAAGGATATGAACTTGGAGCCCTCAAAATAACTGATAATGTTGATATAAATGAGAATGAAGCAGAAGTTATGTTTGATGGTGGAATTCACGGTGATGAGATTGGTTGTTCTGAGAATGTAATTAGATTTGCGCGAGACCTTTGCATTGGTTATGGCAGCGACCCTACAATTACAGACCTGATTGATAATCATGAGATTTGGTTATATTATTGCGTCAACCCTTATGGTCGTATTCACGATATTAGATATAATGGGAACGGCGTTGATCTAAATAGGGATTGGGGTTATATGTGGGATGGTTGGGGAGGCAGTTGGGGAGCTTACTCACAAGCAGAAGCAAAAGCCCTTCGTAATTGTATGTATCATAGACAATTCGTAGTTCANNNNNNNNNNNNNNNNNNNNNNNNNNNNNNNNNNNNNNNNNNNNNNNNNNNNNNNNNNNNNNNNNNNNNNNNNNNNNNNNNNNNNNNNNNNNNNNNNNNNCTTATATAAGTGTTGGAGCAGGATTTGGAACAACAGAATTTGACATTAGTGCATCTGGCCTTTCTGAAGTTCGGTTTATTAAAATTCTTGATGATGGAGATGGGGCAGCTTCTGCGCCTGATGCAGGATTTGACCTTGACGCAATCTCCACTGAATTTATTCAGGGTCCGAATCTGATTTTTGACAATTATTATATTGACGACTCTGTTGGCGGTAATGGTGATGGAAATTTAGACCCGGGTGAGAGTGCTGACCTGTATATTGTTTTGAAAAATAATGGAACTGAGACAGCTGAAGATATTACTGCTGACCTGTATTCTTATGACCAGTATATTACAATAAATGGGACACTAACAGATTTTGAGGATTTAACCCCAGGTCAAGTTGACTCTGGATATGTGAATATTTTTGCTTCTCCGTCCACGCCTGAAAGTCATACTGCACATTTTAATTTAGATATAAGCTGTAATGAGGGTGCCTATTCCAATGTTTTCTTATTTACTATTTTAATTGGCACACCACCTATTGAAGATTTTGAAACAGGAGATTTTTCCAGTTATGATTGGATGCAAGGTGGAAATGCAGATTGGACAGTTGTAACTGAAAATCCTTATGAAGGGATTTACTGTGCCAGATCAGGAACAATCTCTCATAGTCAGACCACTCAACTATCAGTAAATATGGATGTCTATGCCGGTGATATTTCTTTCTATCGTAAAGTCTCATCAGAAGCGGGTTATGATTATCTGAAATTTTATATTGATGGCGTTGCTCAAGGACAATGGGCAGGAATAGTGGAATGGGGAGAAGTATCATATTCTGTATCATTTGGCAATCATACATTCAAATGGTCTTATG
Coding sequences within it:
- a CDS encoding T9SS type A sorting domain-containing protein, producing YISVGAGFGTTEFDISASGLSEVRFIKILDDGDGAASAPDAGFDLDAISTEFIQGPNLIFDNYYIDDSVGGNGDGNLDPGESADLYIVLKNNGTETAEDITADLYSYDQYITINGTLTDFEDLTPGQVDSGYVNIFASPSTPESHTAHFNLDISCNEGAYSNVFLFTILIGTPPIEDFETGDFSSYDWMQGGNADWTVVTENPYEGIYCARSGTISHSQTTQLSVNMDVYAGDISFYRKVSSEAGYDYLKFYIDGVAQGQWAGIVEWGEVSYSVSFGNHTFKWSYEKDVGVSSGSDCAWIDFITFPPSMPDYSVFSLSPCSIDFGEVVIGEDSTSQFIIYNLGGDTLSGTITAPYGYTVAEAGTSALKNQISYSILAGETKTYDLTFEPTLQQPYNGNVIILVLPSQREFLPVSGVGVPQPSITEIDFITETKLFANYPNPAAKSIVIKYKLKGSTLNQDATIKIYNIRGELVKTVEGKNGIVKLDVQDIANGIYFYQLKTKNYNEIKKMVVIK
- a CDS encoding ATP cone domain-containing protein is translated as MSKFTYVIKRSGAIVPFNKNRIMNAIYRAAVAVGGRDKNKAEWLAEQVVKKLEEIYPDGYKPHIEEIQDVVEKILIKNGHDKVAKKYILYRNERNRKRKEKSKKASQPSVNIPWSKLWKILNWAIEHNLNTIESLNKRIANGEFPHIVHESESAYEDEVVTACDLITEKSKDIQMVIISGPSSSGKTTTTIKIKNKLKKIGMKFVPLNVDNYFYDLELHPKDEFGDYDFETPQALDLKLVNAHILKLLNGEEILIPLYDFKTGTRKPNQIKMKLNKNEVLLIDSLHGLYPEFAKEIPDENKFKLYLEPLLQMKDNDNKYIRWSDIRLMRRMLRDSVYRAYNPQQTLAHWHYVRSSEMQNIIPQINTTDFIINSAMPYEFPIYANRLTDSFAQWEKQFKGNPLREDAYKRASRIAHILQSVEPVKDDSAIPGDSVIREFIGGSKLGY
- a CDS encoding M14 family zinc carboxypeptidase — translated: MKRVLLIFVLIAIFFTSQSFAWRKDEMEVKVNLYTEEDYQILYSFRFNGDVYPGFARVYLTPDELEKLKITGLEYEILDADLNRTSSVFWSSMDRTRDAYHTFPEIVSLADSLAGNFPDICEKHIFGYTGEGYELGALKITDNVDINENEAEVMFDGGIHGDEIGCSENVIRFARDLCIGYGSDPTITDLIDNHEIWLYYCVNPYGRIHDIRYNGNGVDLNRDWGYMWDGWGGSWGAYSQAEAKALRNCMYHRQFVV
- a CDS encoding type II toxin-antitoxin system VapC family toxin, producing MKYLSDTNTCIRYLNGSSENIKHQFEQHNYNEIALCSIVKAELFYGAFKSANPDKNLARIKEFFRPFYSLAFEDNSSRIYGEIRFTLKKKGTPIGPYDLLIASIALSNQLIVVTHNIREFSRIDNLRIEDWEE
- a CDS encoding AMP-binding protein, which codes for MDDLKKLTLKSLLNYSAKKYSDKPALSFVSGTPISYSELRESVQELSKFLHHHGIIVGDKVAILSENNPNWGIAYFAITTMGAIAVPILPDFHVTEVHHILRHSNCKAIFVSEKYYEKIEDFRSDTLSSIILINDFSLIPLETSKVVLKKLILEGSKEIAKIKEAALRLTKIISPEVQEDDIAVIIYTSGTTGHSKGVVLTHKNIVFDAIATLKIQNITTDDRLLSILPLPHTYECTIGFIVPLIRGACIYYLEKPPTARVLLPAMQKIKPTMILTVPLIIEKIFKTKISPNFTHNTIIRKLYHFPPIRKILHKLAGKKLMKSFGGKLRFFGIGGALLSPEVEKFLREAKFPYAIGYGLTETSPLIAGSSAEMTKYRSTGYVIPGVEVQIINQNKQTGEGEIVVKGDNVMKEYYKDPEGTANVFTKDGWFKTGDLGLLKRNKYLYIKGRLKNIIVGPSGENIYPEEIESAINECNYVFESLVFQKQEKLMVRVYLNYEEIDREFAHHKFTETQLKKKISEILNNIRTDVNAKVSSFSKIYNIIEQQEPFKKTPTQKIKRYLYV